AGCCTCTACATGTGTTAATTCGTTGCTCTGTACATACTTTACAACTTTGTGTGGAGGATGCACTTAAATCAACATCTGATCgaaaatttatttctaaaatgagAGAggtaatataagaaaatcatttacattttaaatatttaaaatatctgtagaatgtaattattaattttaaaattgtatgaataatgattatggTTGCTCATAGATAGTGAAAAAATTAAGAACACCAACAGTATTTCGAATGATAAAAAGTCTTCATCCACAAGCTAAAAAGGCAATCATTGATGTGGAGACTCGATGGGGTAGTTCTTGTGACATGTTAAATCGCCTCTTAGAGTTAAAAGATGTGTGTAAAGATGTATCCGATACATTTAAAGAATTGAATGTAACTGATGATCAATGGCAGAAAACAGACATTTTAGTATGTTTCatcttgtattatttaattatttaatcttatttttaaaatattttacccgAGGTGATAGCTTGTTTCAAAAAGTTtcactaacatttttaacacaatggtaatttaagtatttaactataaacttgattatttaaatattgataattttgacAGGTAAAAGCTTTATTACCTGCTAAGCAAGCAACAGTTCAACTACAAAAAGAAGACCTGACTATTGGAGATTTTTATGGAATTTGGCTTAGATGTTACAGAGATACTAAGAAAGTAGGATCAGGCTTATCGAAGAGTTTATCTACTTCAATGGAAAGAagagaaaaattattgttgGATAATCCTATTTTTTTAGCTGGTAAATTTCAaactactatttttttcaaatacattctaaaaataaaatattcatattataattatatgttacatttttttctgccattgtagtaaaaaataaaaataataaatataattactatttactaattataaattatatttgaacagatattttttcatgtatacctacattattttatatacctaattattaattttaattttatatgcccatttttgtgattttgaatatttaaactgttttaGGTATCTATTTAGACCCAAGATTTCAATGTCTCCTAGATAATGACTCCAAgtgtaaatcaattaatattttagttgatgtGTGGAAGATGATTTTATGGTTAGATAAAAGTTCAAGACCAATTACAAATGATGAAATTATTGTATCTCCAACTCATTGTGAGGTTGACAATCATAATTTGTCAAATGTTGAAGATGATgatttggaaaattttattaaaactaaaacatgTGTTTCTATACAAGAACAAAATGAAAGCGTTGAAGCAATACCAATTCGTTTGTTATTACAAAGCTATGATAATATTCCACGTTTACATCATTCCTCGGGTATCAGACAGTATTGGCAGGATTTGAAGTTGATTAAACCAGAGCTTTTTAGATTAGCACAAGTAATCCTAAGTGTTCCCGTTACTCAAGTAAGTACTGaacttttttagattattaattaataattattaatagttttagattTTACACTTAAGTTTTAACTTCGGTTACTAATGttcttcaattttaatttatttttattaaatataaattataatttatgattaagaacaataatataaattataattttatttacatgttaaattactattgagttcattggcgcaactaggggggtgcaAAAGTGTCTTTAGCACCCCCAAGTTCTAATTTAGCACCCCTTGTTTTTTAGGTTTAACTgtcattattatagtaaaataccaccaattatatgtttttaaaatataatatagcacccCACGTTTTAgaggtctagttgcgcctatgattgagttaggtatatacttatattatcgaagtttttcagtaataaaaaatagaaaatattatatagttttaaacttttaaattaaaactgaaaagtaaaaagaattatgtaggtacccatgtagcgttttactttttacttttttagtgCTTGTACACCATAgaaggaaaatataataatttttatttttaattttattttttaatggatgtaatttttaattgtttacttaCTGGTTAACTATTAATCatatgaagaaaatatttaatatattcaatattgatattacataagcCATAATATGAACATCAAAGtaacaactattaatttttatatttgcatttatttCTATCCACCCCATTTTAtggtacttaattattataaaattcaaaatactaaaatacaaataactatactatatttaGGTGTCTGTTGAACGTTGTTTCTCTGGGTTAAAGTTTATTTCATCAGATTTACGCATGTCACTTACAAGTGACATGctagaaaaaataatgattatacgatgtaataatatatttgatacaattaagtaataatttagaatttagatatttaatttatcatcaatttatgtattttattatttttttttgtattgttaagATTTTAAAAGTGTTGACTGTTAACTGTTAAATAATCatcaatatgtattatgtatgtattatatatttatattttatattgttaaaagtttaaaacaattaaacttattaaacttaaaagttaaaactgccttaataatttatttaaaaataaaaaagacttTGATGCtagatgattgttttattttatttcacaattttcaataatagacaatagtaattgtGATGTCTAACATTCTTaatgaaaaatagatataacgaaaatatgtctagttaaaaattaaaatatgtaataagcgAGAACTTTCTTCTATATACAAAGGACTgagtaagtaataactaataagttataaagtactaactaataattattaatatttaatttaatttttgaatttttttaattatgtttaatttaaatataaaatcagatgactatatcaaatttgcattgaaaatctcatgttaattgatatacaacatgtgttttttttttaacacccgAATTAACCCGAATTAACCCGAATAAATTTGCATTTAACCGTAACCAGAAAAGTGTATTAACCCGTAACACCCGAATTCAATAACCCGAATTTTCTTTCaacacccgaaacccgaaaaaaAGATTCCGGTGCAAAGCCCTGCAATTAGGTCATCTCCAAGCATGGGATATTAGAGAAGTAAAAGTGAAACTTGTTCGTTTACCAATTGATAACCATTCTTCATTAATTATACCATTTGTCCATGAAGTATAAATTAAGatgtatacatactatatataggtactcgcatctatataatattatatagataattactaattaaattttttttaggtcgTGGTTAGTTGTCATCTTCTTGGATACTGATGAAATACAACATGTTCCATGTAATTGGACTAcattaaccaataataataaagggaCATGTTGGTTTCCATTTACCAAGAGTGATAaagaagataaatattttggacCTACACGAGTAGCTAAAATGATATTGCAATGTATGACACCAAGTGTACATGATggtagatactataatatagaaaaagttGCTGGACCatttagtaagtatattttttagattcttaacagattaatgaatgtattgtattacaatgatgggttttatttttatttttttttgtatctgtcattaGTCATCGcattttggagcagtaaaaatgcttcaattttatactttagaGGTGGTTTTAGGTATAAAATCCCATGTAGTTGTTACTTTAAGGGAGGGGGGGTCCAAagctaaaaatacatattagtattaaaacGAATCTgtaaaaaccaaagaaaattaggaatttttacgcaagaccagttttcaaaaaaattaatttttttatttggctgtaactctaaa
This DNA window, taken from Acyrthosiphon pisum isolate AL4f unplaced genomic scaffold, pea_aphid_22Mar2018_4r6ur Scaffold_21526;HRSCAF=24178, whole genome shotgun sequence, encodes the following:
- the LOC115034917 gene encoding uncharacterized protein LOC115034917, producing MGRKRTSPVHKYFKFNVSTGKSECQIESCGHELVGEHAKNLERHVESLHYEIFEKNLSAKSRGIEKRQINNYEHTTIKQKPMTQPKLHFENKKSKCISIELTAYQLMNACTELVTVNGRPFELIEDSGFRKILNPLLKGMACLDNGCNVINKRNVRSNVIDKSNEVVANIKELVKNKLLCLKMDCASRKDKSILGINVQYAAADTTVTTLHTLAMIELTQQHTAEYLKEKVNEVLKVFEIKKQQILTITTDNARNFVKMVDLMHKESYDEELLEDNTNNNPISEDLELEPLDGLEDDLVIAISNENNDFDFEEQTMKPLHVLIRCSVHTLQLCVEDALKSTSDRKFISKMREIVKKLRTPTVFRMIKSLHPQAKKAIIDVETRWGSSCDMLNRLLELKDVCKDVSDTFKELNVTDDQWQKTDILVKALLPAKQATVQLQKEDLTIGDFYGIWLRCYRDTKKVGSGLSKSLSTSMERREKLLLDNPIFLAGIYLDPRFQCLLDNDSKCKSINILVDVWKMILWLDKSSRPITNDEIIVSPTHCEVDNHNLSNVEDDDLENFIKTKTCVSIQEQNESVEAIPIRLLLQSYDNIPRLHHSSGIRQYWQDLKLIKPELFRLAQVILSVPVTQVSTELF